The segment TATGACCGGCCACATCGCGCACCATGCGGCGCGCTCGCTGATGTTTCCGCTGCCGGCCGCCGGGTCGCAGCCGAAGCGCTTGCCCATTCCATGGGATGCCGCGCATCCGTATCAGGGTCTGGGTTGGCGTCAGGTGACGGCTACACCGTCGCCTGACGGATTCCGGCTGGGTGAGGTCTCCGTCAACGGGAGCAAGGCATGAACACCGCCAACGCAAGCCGTCGCACGCTGCTGGGCTGGATGCTGGCCGCCGCGGTGGTGCCCGTGGTGTCGGTGGTGAGTCGGAGTGATGCCGCGGCGCCGCGCGTGATCCCGATGCGCGCGCGGCGCTTCGTGTTCATCCCAGATCGCGTGAAGCTCAAGGCGGGTGAGACCGTGGTGCTGTCGATCACGGCGGAAGACGTGGTGATGGGATTCTCCGCGCCCGACTTCGACGTCCGTGCGGACCTGCCGCCCGGCCAGGCGATCAAGGTGACGCTGACGGCGGGCAAGCCCGGCAGCTATGGCTTTCTGTGCGACATCTTCTGCGGGTCGGGGCACGAGAACATGAGCGGCCTCATCGAGGTGACGTAGAGACGCCATCAAAATGGTTCTGGCGTCTCTCCGGCCGAAAGGCCGTCACTCGCCCTCTCCACCCATGTACTCGTGCGACTTGCCGTGCGGTGTTTGTTGCGTGGGTGGCGGCTTGCCGCCGCCGCGCGCGGCCTTGCGGCGCATGTACCAATAGTGCGCGCGATCCAGGTAGAGATAGACCACCGGCGTGCTGAACAGCGTGAGCATCTGCGACACCACCAGCCCGCCGACCATCGCGTAGCCCAGCGGCCGACGCAGTTCGGACCCCGCGCCGTGCCCGAGCATAAGCGGCAGCCCCGCCAGCAGCGCGCACATCGTGGTCATCATGATCGGGCGGAAGCGCAGCAGACACGCCTCGTAGATCGCGTCGCGCGGAGACATGCCGCGCTCGCGCTCGGCCACCAGCGCGAAGTCGACCATCATGATGCCGTTCTTCTTGACGATGCCGATCAGCAGGATGATCCCGATCAGCGCGATCACGGTGAAGTCGTAGCCACCCAGCATCAGCACCAGCAGCGCGCCGACGCCGGCGGACGGCAGCGTCGAAAGAATCGTCAGCGGGTGGATATAGCTCTCGTAGAGCAGCCCCAGCACGATGTACACCGCGATCAGCGCGGCGGCGATCAGGTAGGGCTGCGAAGCGAGCGACGCGCCGAATGCCTGCGCGGTACCCTGGAACGCGCCGCCGAGCGTGCGTGGCCGCCCCATGCCGGCCAGGGCCTTGTTGATGGCCTCCACGGCGTCACCCAGCGACGCGCCCTGCGCCAGGTTGAACGAGATGGTCACCGCCGGGAACTGCCCCTGGTGGCCGATCGCCAGGTAGGCCGTGCGGTTCGTGTCGATCTTCACGAACGACGATAGCGGCACCTGCTCGCCGGTGATCGGGGACGTCAGGTAGAGCTTGTCGAACAGGCGCGGGTCGTCCTGCAATTGTGGCGTGGCTTCGAGGACCACGTGGTAGCTGTTGATCTGCGTGAAGTACTGTGCCACCTGGCGCTGGCCGATCGCGTCGTAGATCGTGGCGTCGATCAGCGCCGGTGTGATGCCGAAGCTCGACGCCCGCGCGCGGTCGATCGTCAGCATGGCCGCGGCCGCGGAGTTCTGCTGGTCGGACGCTACGTCGGCCAGTTGCGGCAACTGGCGGAACCGCTCCAGGACGCGCGGCGCCCAGTCGTTGAGTTCGGCGAGGTTGGCGTCGGTGAGCGTGTACTGGTACTGCGTGCGCGACAGCCGCCCGCCAACGTTGATGTCCTGTCCGGCTTGCAGGAACAGGTTGGCGCCCTCCACCTTGGCCAGCTTCGGTCGCAGCCGCGCGATGATCTCGTCAGCCGTGGCCGTGCGGCCTTCCTCCTTCGGGCGCAGCGCGATGAAGAAGTTGCCAGTGTTGACCGTGTTCTGCCCGCCGGTCATGCCGACGGCCGAGATGTCGGGGTCGCTGCGGACCACGTCCGCCAGCGCCACCATGCGCGCGTTCATCGACTTGAATGATGCGTCCTGCGCGGACTCCGCGGTGCCGAACACGAAGCCGGTGTCCTGCTGGGGAAAGAAGCCCTTCGGGATGATCACGAACAGCACTACCGTGGTGGCCACGGTCAGCAGGAACACGCACAACGTCAGGAACTGGTGATCGAGCACGTGATCGAGCCCGCGCCGGTACGCACCGAGCATCGCATCGAAGCCGCGCTCGAACATCAGGTAGAGCCGTCCGTGATGGCGGGCGTGGGCCGGGTCGTGCGGCTGCAGGAATTTTGCGCACATCATCGGCGTCAGCGTCAGCGAGACGATCACCGATACCGCGATCGTCAGCGTCACCGTGACCGCGAATTCGCGGAACAGCCGGCCGACGATGCCGCCCATCAGCAGCAGCGGGATGAACACGGCCACCAGCGACACAGAGATCGACACGATCGTGAACGCGATCTCGCCGGCACCCTGCAGCGCAGCCTCCAGCGGCGACATGCCCGCTTCCACGTGGCGATAGATGTTCTCAAGCATCACGATCGCATCATCGACGACGAAGCCCACGGCAATCGTCAGCGCCATCAGCGACAGGTTGTCGCGGCTGTAGCCCAGCAGGTACATGCCTCCGGCCGTGCCCAGCAGCGCCAGCGGCACGGTGATGCTCGGGATCACCGTGGCCCATACGTCGCGCAGGAACACGAAGATGATGCCGACCACCAGCACGATGGTCAGGATCAGCGTGAACTCGACATCGGCTTCCGAGGCGCGGATGTTCTGCGTGCGGTCTGCCAGCACGTTGACGTTGACCGCGGCCGGAATCGAAAGCTGCAGGCGGGGTAGGGCGGCCTTGATGCGGTCCACCGTGGCGATCACGTTGGCGCCCGGCTGCTTGGTCACGGCCAGGATGATCGCGCGGCCGTTGTGGAACGTGTTGTCAGCGGGGGCGGCGGCGCCGGCGAACGCCCAGCCCGCGAGCCGGTTGTTCTCCGGGCCATCCACCGCCACGCCGACATCGCGCACGCGCACCGGGGCGCCGTTGCGCCACGCCAGCACCATGTCGTTCCACGGCGCCGCGCGGGTGATCTGGTCGTTGGTGTAGACGTTGAAGGCCTTGGTCGCGCCATCGGTGGCGCCGGTTGGCTGGTTGACCGTGGTCGCCGCGATCACGCCACGGATGTCTTCCATGCTCAGGCCCATCGACGCGAGCTTGGCCGGGTCTACCTGGATGCGCACGGCCGGCTTCTGCTGGCCGCCAATGTTGACCAGGCCGACGCCTTCGATCTGCGAGATCTGCTGCGCCAGGATGTTGTCGGCGAAGTCGTTGACGGTGGTCAGCGGCAGCGCGTCGGACTGCACCGCCAGCACCAGGATCGGCGCGTCGGCGGGGTTGATCTTGCGGAACGTCGGGGGTGTCGGCAGGTTGGACGGAAGCTGGCCGCCCGCGGCGTTGATGGCGGCCTGCACGTCCACGGCGGCGGCGTCGATGCTGCGGTTCAGGTCGAACTGCAGCGTGATCTGCGTGGTGCCTTGCGCGCTGGTCGACGTCATCTGCGACAGCCCCGCGATCAGCGAGAACTGCCGTTCGAGCGGCTGCGCCACGTTCGACGCCATCGTCTCGGGATTGGCGCCCGGCAGGTTGACTGTGACCTGGATGGTCGGAAAGTCCACTTGCGGCAGCGGGGCGATCGGCAGCAGTGGCCACGCGGCCAGGCCAACGAGCAGCAACGCGAGCGCCAGCAGCGATGTGCCGATCGGCCGCTTGATGAAGGTGGCCGAAATACTCATGGGTGGCTCATCGGAAGGCTCACTGGCGTACGGCGGCCGTGGCGCTGGCGGCGACAGCAGGGGAGGTGGCGGCAGTGGACTCGGCGGCCGCCCCGCCAGTCGGTGCGGTGCCTGGCCGCGCGGGCGCCTCGGCAATCAGCGAGCCGGGCTTGAGCTTGTACTGGCCATCGGCCACCACGCGCTCCCCGGCCTGGACGCCCTTGGCGATCACGGCCCGCGCGCCCTGGAGTTCCGCTACCTCCACCGGCTGCAGCTTCACGGTCTGGTCCGCCTGCACCGCATAGACATAGGTACCGGCATCGTTACGTTGCACCGCGGACGCCGGAATGACCACCGCGCGGTCACGCTGGCCCAGCACGAGCCGGGCGTTGACGTACTGGCCCGGCCACAGCAGGTGCTTCGGATTCGGAAAGCGCGCCTTGAGCTGGATGGTGCCGCTGGTGGTGTCGATCGTGTTGTTCAGCAGGATCAGGCCGCCGTGCCCGAGGTCGGCGTCGGTGCCGCGCTCGTGGGCGAACACCACCAGTGGCGACTGGCTGGCTTGCATCGCGCGGTTGATGCGGCCGAAGGCGTCGTCGGGCAGCGTGAAGACGACGTCGATCGGGTCGATCTGGCGGATCACGACGAGGCCGGTGGTGTCGGTGGCATGGACGATATTGCCGGGGTCGACCAGCCGGGCGCCGACGCGGCCGGAGAGCGGCGCCGTGATGGTCGTGAAATCGAGCTGCACCTTGTCCAGCGCGATCTGCGCTTCGTCATTGCGCACGGCGGCGGCAAGCTGGTCGACCAGCGCGCGTTGGGTGTCGAGTGTCTGGCGCGTGGTCGAGTCGACCTTGATCAGTTCTTCGTAGCGTTTCAGGTCCAGGCGAGCGTTGGCAAGCTGCGCCTCGTCGCGCGCCTTGGTGGCCTGCGCCTGCTGCAGTTGCGCCTGGAACGTGCGTGGGTCGATCTGCGCCAGCACCTGGCCTTCCTTGACGTCCTGGCCTTCGACGAAGCCAACGCGCTCGAGCTGCCCGTCCACGCGTGGCTTGACCGTCACAGTCTGCATGGCCTGGACTGTGCCGACGCCGGTCAGGCCAATGTCCACGTCCTCGCCTTGCGCCGCGGCCGTGGTAACCACGATGGCCGGGTTCGCCTGCGGGGCCTTGGGCGGGAACAGCCATCGTCCCAGTGGCCTGGCAACCAGCCAGACCACCACGATGGCGATGACGACGTACAGGGCTATGGCCAATGGCCGCCGGCGGGGGGGAGGCGAAGCAGACATGCGTGACATTGGTCGCTTGACTCGACAAGCATAGTCCGTGGCTGTCATGTGAGATATGACCGCCTTATTACTGATTATTTCAGGCTCACGATGTGACTCGCGCGTCAAGCCTCGGGCCCTTGCGTGGGCCTCCATCCATTCTCCTATTGCGCTGCCACGATGTGCAGCGTAGAAGATAGGCGGGAGGCCGCAATTCGTGGCCCGCGGCCTGACACAACAACGAAAGGGTTAGAGGAAAGGGGTAGACCATGGAGACTCAGGAAAGCGCCCTCGTCTTGGCACTGCTGACGGCTCCCGTCCGCGTCACGATCTGCCGGGCCCTGCTCGAGGCGGGCGAGGAAGGCATGTCCGCGGCGGAGCTGGCCGAACTGGCCGGCCTGACGCTGCGCCACGCCGCGCACCACTTCCAGGAAATGACTCAGGGCGAGATTCTGGCCCTGGCGATTCGCGACCGCCGTGTCTGTTATACGCTCAAGGCACGCGTGGCTGTGCGCGAGGCGCTCGGCTACGTCGACGCCAGCGGCATGAATTGACGCCACAGCGCGGTCTTGCCTGACCCTGCTGTGTACAATCCGCCACACTTCTGGCGGCCCAGGTCAACGGCGGGCCTCGTCTTGCCGTTCAGATCATGGTGATAGTCAGTCATACTGAATCGGGAACATCACAGTGAATCTCACCAACCGGGCCGTCACATTGCCGCTCTGGGCAATCCTGTATTTCGTCCTCGGATACTTTTCGCACAAATTCAATGGGCCGTTCACGGCCGCCGGCTACATCTGGCTGCCGGCCGGCGTGACCGTGGCCGCTTTCATGCTGGCGCCGATGCGCCGCTGGCTCGGGCTCGGCCTGGCGTTCCTGGTGGCGCAGATGCTGCTGGGCATGGTGGAAGGGCGCGATGCGTTCCGGATGCTGCTGTTCTCCCTCGATGAGATTGGCTTCGCGGCGCTGGCCGTGGCCGTGATCCACCTGACCAAGTTCTCGCTGGAAGGGCTGGCGTTCCTGCGCGGACTGCTGCTGGCTGGCGTAATCGCCAGTGTCGGCGGGGCGGTCATCGGCGCGGGCTGGTTCTGGCTATTCCTTGATGTGCCGTTCTGGGCTACCGCCAAGGTGTGGGCCGCGGCGGACTTCGTCGGGGTGCTGATCGTCACGCCGGTCTTCGCCGGATGGGCGCGTTTTCGCGCCGCACGTTCGGGCGGCCGCCAGCCCGGCGAGTTCTTCTTCGGCCTGGCCGCGCTGGCATGTGTGCTGGCCACCGCTGCACTGGTGTTCGACGGCACGCGGATCGCGCAGCTCTCGCTCGGCGTGGCCTATGCGCTGACCTATATCCCGTTGTTCTTCGTGGCCATCGTGGCGTTGCTGCTCGGTGGGCGTGGCGGATCGGTCGCCGTGGCGTTGCTGACCGTGCTCGTGCTGGTCAATACGGCGCAGGGCGACGGCCCGTTTGCCGAAACCGCGCTGTACCACGGCGACTCCCTGTTGATCGCGCAGCTTTACCTGGCCGTAGCCGCGCTGCTGACGCTGCTGATCAATACGCTGCGAACGGCGCGCGAGCAGACGAACGCGCAGGCCGCCGCACGCCAGAATGACGTGGAACTGGCGCTGGCTGCCAGTGGGCAACTCGTCTACCGCCTTGATCCGCATAGCGGGCGGCTGCGCTGGAGCGGCAGCGTCGAACGCGCGCTGGGCCTGCACGACTCGGCGTTGTCCACGCTCGACGATGTCCTGGCCCGCGTGCATCCGGACGACCGTGCCGAGGTGCGCCGCCGCTGGCTGCGTGAGTGCGATGGCGAGACGCGCGGTGACCTGACGTTCCGGCTCTTGCTGCCGGCGGGCGCCACCACGACGATCGTCGACATGAGTGGCCCGCTGCTCGACGGCGACGATTCCGTCGCGTTGATTGCCGGCGCATGGCGCGTGATCGCCTCCCACGACACGGAAGGGCGGCGCGCGGCATGACAACGCAACAGGCTCCACGCATCGGAGCCCTGCTGATTCACGGCTTGGGCGGTACCCAGTACGACCTCGGGCCGATGCACAAGGTGCTGCGCCGCGCGGGCGTGGAGACGCACGCCGTCACGCTGCCCGGTCATGGCGGCGTGCCCGAGGACCTGTTGCCCGTGGTGGCGGAGCAGTGGATTGACGTGGTGACCCAGGCCTACGACGAACTGGTCGGCCAGTACGACACGTTTCATGTCATCGGCATGTGCATGGGAGCGCTGCTCGCGCTGGAACTGGTCGCGCGGCGCCAGCATCGCAAGGGCCAACTGGTGGCGCTGGCCGCCCCGGTCTATATCGACGGCTGGTCCACGCCGTCCTACCGCTGGCTGCGGCACGTGGTCTATCACCTGCCGGGGCTGCCCACGCGTATCAAGGTGGAGGAGAACGAGCCGTTCGGCATCAAGAACGACCTGGTGCGCGCCATCGTCAAGGCCAAGTTCGAGCGCGGCGACAACTTCCACTATCGCTGGGTGCCGTTGACCTGCATCCGGCAGGTGGACCGTCTGCGCCGCTGGGTGCTGGACAGCGCGCACCGCGTGCCTTGCCCGACGCTGGTCGTCAACGCGCGCGAGGACGAGCTGACCACGTTGCGCTCGTACGATTTCCTGCTCGGCGCGGTGCCGCAGGTGCGGGGTGTGGTGCTCGAGAACAGCTATCACATGATCTGTGTGGATAACGATCGCGAGCAGGTCATCGCCAGCGTGCTCGAGTTCCTGGGGCTGGAGGCGTCCGCCGGCAGACCCCGCGCGCGTCGGTCGGTGGAGATGCCGATGGCTGCGGAAGCCGTCGCCACGCTGGTGGGCGAGTATCTCTCCGCGCTGACCACGCGGCATTTCGAGACCGTCTATCCGCTGCTCGATCCGGCCATTGAATGGCGCCATCTGGGTGAGCATCCGCTGGCAGGGGTCTATGCAGACCGGGATGCCGTGATCGGTCTGTTCCAGCGCGTGGAGCAACTGGCTGGCGATAGCGTACGGATCGAGGTGGCCGGCGCGCCGCGCATCGACGGCCAGACGGTGGAAATCGACATCGCGGCGTCGTACCGGTTCGACGGTCAGCCGATGGATGGCCGTGGCACGCAGACGCTACGACTAGCCAACGGCCGCATCCGCGCGGTCGAGTACCGTCCCGAATCGGCGGCGGACAGCGATGCGCCGCTGGTCCGCCAGGCGGGCTAGAACACGCGGCCCAGTTGCAGGTAGATATTCCACACACCCTGCGGCGCCGCCGCGACGCCAAAGTAGAGCGGGCCGATCACGCTGTTGCCGCCGATGAACAGACTGGCGCTGGACTTGTAGGGCCCGCTGCCGAAGTTGCGGCGCCTGAGCCAGACGTCGCCCACTTCGAGGCTGGAGCCGAACACCGTTGTGCGCAGCCCCGGCAGCACGAATTCACGCAGTTCGTTCAGGTACGTGATGCGGCCGTAGAGCAGGTAGTTGCCCGAGAACTGGTCCGGCGCATAGGCTGACAGGCGCTGGAATCCACCCAGCGTGAATCCCAGGCCGCCACTGACGCTGCCGGAGGTGCGGTGGTCGTTGTAGGTCATCGCCCCCTCGGCCGCCAGGTTCAGCGTATGGCGCCCGTAGCTGCCCGCCCACAGGGCCTTGCCGTGGACGTCGTCGAAGCTGTTGTCCGTGCCGCCGAACGATAGCTGGTTCACCGCATTGAAGTAGTAGCCCTTGCGCGGAAAGAGCGGGTCATCGAGCTGGTCGATCGTCAGTTCCGCCCGTACCACCGGCTGCTGCACCGAGGCACTGAATTTGCCGTTGCTTGACGCGCCAATCAGATAGTCAGAGTAATAGCGGACCTGCTGATAGTTCGCGCCGACGCGGAACTCGCCCAGCCTGCCGATCGGCAACCCGAGGTCGACGCCTGCCAGCGCCGTGTCCACGCGCACGGCAGTGAGCGGCGTGGTGCTGCGGGTGGGGCTGCTGTCGGGGTAGATATCGACGTGCTTGCGGCCGTATTCGAGGTATGGCGCGATATAGAACCCCAGCCGGTCCAGCACCGGTTGGCGAAGCTCCGTGTGCCACTTGGCCTGGGTGCTGCCCAGCACGATGTCGTTGCGCCACTCCAGACCGCTTTGCGTTAGCCACGGATAGCGGTGACCCAGTTGCAGGTTGAACGCGCCCTTGCCGTCGAACGTTGTGGACATGCCGAAGCCGAAGAGCAGGAACTGCGGCCCCCACGATTTCTCCTGCGCGTCGATCTTGAGCACGGACCGGCCGTTCTCGGTAACCACATCCTGCGTCACGCTTTCGAAATTGCCGGTGGTGGAGAGCTGCGAGAGGTCGCGGTTGATCGCTTCGGCGTCATAGGTGTCGCCTTCGCGCGTGCGCAGATACTGCTTGATGTAGGTGGGCGGAATGCGCCCCGAGGCATGGATCTCGATGGCGTCGATGCGCTTGGGCTCGAATCGCGCGCTATGCGTTTCCCGGGCGGCGATGTACTGGTCCCACGCGTCGGGCGGCAACGCGAGCGCGGCCAGCCGTGGCGCGATGCCTTCAGCCGCCGTGTAGCCAAGCTGCACGCCACGGCGCGCATTGGAGAAGTCGGTGAACGACAGATCGCCGAGATCGGGTTCCAGCAGCACATCCCGCTGACCCAGCAATGCCTTCTGCGCGGCGAGATTCTGGTTCATCAGGATCGTCACCATTTGCTGGGTGACGGCCGCTGGCGAATCGAGGTTGGAGGGGTCGTCGAGTGGCGAGGCCACATTGACCGCGATGACGATATCGGCGCCCATGTCGCGCGCCATCTGCACAGGCAGGTTGCTGACCAGGCCACCGTCCACCAGCGTGCGCCCATCCACCTTGAACGGCGCGAACAGGCCCGGCACGGCCGCGCTGGCGCGGATTGCGCGCGGCAAGGACCCTTTCTCGAGCACTACGGGCGCACCCGAGCTGAGGTCCGTGGCGATGGTGCGGAATGGAATGGGCAGTTTGTCGAAATCGATGTCGCCGGGCCACGGGGCCGTCCAGTCCTGCAGCAGTGCCAGCAGCCGGTTGCCCTGCACCAGCCCGCCGGGCAGCTTGACCTTGCCGTCGCCATAGCCGACCGAGAGGCCGATCGGGTATTCGAAACTGTCCTCGCGCAGCGTCTGCGGCAGGTGCGCGCGTTCGTTACGGTCGAAGACGATGTCGCTCAGGTTGATCTGCGATAGCCGGGTGTCGAGTTCGTTTGCCGGAATCCCGCTCGCATACAGTCCGCCGACCACCGCCCCCATGCTGGTCGCCGCAATGCAATCGATTGGCACGTGCATCTGTTCCAGTGCCTTGAGCACGCCAATGTGGGCATAACCGCGTGCGCCGCCGCCGGACAGCACCAGGCCAATGCGCGGTCGTGCGGCATCGGCGGCGGAGGTGTGGCTGGCGCTGCACTCGGCGTAGGCCTGCTGGAACAGGCCCGCAATGAGCAGGCAAAACAAGGGCAGCCAGCGCAGCGGTGCGCGGCGCGGCCCGGAAACGAGTCTCGACATGATGGCGGTGCCGGGAGGGGAACGATCGACAGCGCCGGGCGGAGGCAGGCCGCGAATACGTCGCGATGCCTCCGTCTGGCGCCGACAGGGCGGACGGGGAAATCCACCAGGCAGGAGTTTAACCGGGTGGGCGGGACTCGGGCGGCGGCGTGTCTGGCGGCGTGCCTGGCTGTGTCATGGGCCCCCACACGGCATCGGCGTGTTCCGTCTGGAACCGGACCGCGGCCAGGTCCATCGTGAAGAACATCCGCTCATGCGTCAGGGTCTGGCCCAGCGCCGAGCGCCGGACCATGTCGAGCACGTCGGGATTCATCCCGACCAGCCAGAGCATGACGCCATCCTCCTCGCGCAGCACGCGTTCGGCATCGGTCAGCATGTGCAGCGCCGTGTATTCCATGTCAGAGACGGCGGTCAGGTCGAGCGCGACCACCTTCGGCTTGTCGTGCAGGATCATTGGCCGAAGTTTGTGACCGATACGCCGCGCGTTGACGAAGTAGACGCGCCCCTCGGGCCGTAGCATCAGCAGGCCGGGCACGGTCTCGTCGTGTGGGTGCGCGTCTGATTGCGGACGGAATACGTTGGTGCCGGGCTTGCGCGCCAGCTTGTAGACCGGCGGATCGGAGGTCTGATAGGCCAGGGCCAGCATCGATACGACGATCGCCACGACGATGCCCTGCAGCGTGCCCAGGGCCACCACGCCAGCCAGGGCGACCAGCGCCCAGATGAATTCGGTGCGGCGGATGCCAAGGATCGCCAGAAATTCGGCCGGCTTGATCAGAGAGACGGAGTAGACGATGACCACCGCGGCCAGCGTGGCTTCCGGCAAACGGCCGACCAGCGGAGCGAGCAGCAGCATCGTGCCAAGCGCGGCCAGCGCCGTGACCAGGCCGGCCAGTTGCGAGCGCGCCCCCGACAGCCGGTTGACGGCGGTCTGCGTCGTACCTCCGCCTGCGGCCATCGCGCCGAGGAACGCGCCGCCGAGGTTGGCCAGTCCGGTGGCCGTCAACTCGCGGTTCGCGGCGGGCGCGTGCTCGCCAACCTGGGTGAACGCTCGCCCGGCGGCGATGGTCTCCGTGAAGCTCATCAGCGCGATACCCAGCGCTTCGGGCCACAGCCGTTCCATCATCGTAGGGTCAGGCAGGGTGACCGGTGGCAGGCCGGTCGGCACCGCGCCGACGATGGCCACCCCATGCGCGGTCAGGTTCAGCAACCACACGCCGATGATGCCGACGGCCACCGCGATCAATGGCGCCGGTGCACGTGGAAACCGGTGCTCCATGCCCAACAGCAGCAGGACCATAAGGATGCCGACCGCGGCCGTGGCGACGGATGCGTGAGGAATGTTCTGGATGATCGCCAGCACATTGTG is part of the Cupriavidus metallidurans CH34 genome and harbors:
- a CDS encoding SulP family inorganic anion transporter, which produces MRRQRRSHPCPLLSRRQSSGAATLPIPGWLLTYRKEWLAPDVIAGLTAAAVVIPKALAYATIAGLPVEVGLYTVFAPMLIYALLGSSRTLSVSTTTTLAILVAAAFRHVGPSPSAETLITASATLTFLVGAVLLVARLLRLGFVADFISEPVLIGFKAGIGLVIVVDQIPKLLGMHFPKGPFFHNVLAIIQNIPHASVATAAVGILMVLLLLGMEHRFPRAPAPLIAVAVGIIGVWLLNLTAHGVAIVGAVPTGLPPVTLPDPTMMERLWPEALGIALMSFTETIAAGRAFTQVGEHAPAANRELTATGLANLGGAFLGAMAAGGGTTQTAVNRLSGARSQLAGLVTALAALGTMLLLAPLVGRLPEATLAAVVIVYSVSLIKPAEFLAILGIRRTEFIWALVALAGVVALGTLQGIVVAIVVSMLALAYQTSDPPVYKLARKPGTNVFRPQSDAHPHDETVPGLLMLRPEGRVYFVNARRIGHKLRPMILHDKPKVVALDLTAVSDMEYTALHMLTDAERVLREEDGVMLWLVGMNPDVLDMVRRSALGQTLTHERMFFTMDLAAVRFQTEHADAVWGPMTQPGTPPDTPPPESRPPG